The sequence CGATCAGCAGTTCCAGAGAGTTTTCCGCGAACGCGACGGTGGCGTTTTTGGCGGAGTTTGTTTTTATCTGGTTTAGAAATCACAGTTTTCACCTCTTTAGTTTTAAATCATGTGCTATGCACTAAGTTGGAAAATAGGTCGGTGGTTGAAAATCAACCACTCAACATTATTTACCTGTTTTACCTTCTTTACGGCGAACGAATTCACCAACGTAACGGATACCTTTACCTTTATATGGTTCTGGTGAACGAAGGCTACGTACGTAAGCAGCTGTTTGACCAACTACTTCTTTTGAAATTCCGCTAACAACGATTGTTGTTGGGTTTGGAAGTTCAAAAGTAATTCCTTCTGGAGCTTCAACTTCGTCTGGATGAGATTTACCAACAGCCAAAACAAGTTTTTTACCTTGAAGTTGTGCACGGTAACCAACCCCACGCATTTCAAGTTCTTTCTTGAATCCTTCTGATACACCAATTACCATGTTGTTCAAAAGGGCACGAGTGGTTCCGTGGATTGTTTTCATTTCTTTTGAATCGTTTGGACGGTGAAGAGTTACTTCAGTACCTTCCACACGAATTTCAATATCTTTTGAGAACTCACGAGTAAGTTCTCCTTTAGGTCCTTTTACAGTTACAACGTTGTCATTGTTAGCGATTTCAACACCAGCAGGCAACACGATAACTTTATTACCAATACGTGACATGTTTATTTTCTCCTGTTAAATTGTCAGGCCATAACGGCCAGTTTTCACGGGGGGGGTAAATCGATTTCTCGATTTATAGGAACATTTAGGTTTCAATTTCAAAGTGAATCTAGGCATCGTCTCGTAGGCATAACTTTGGGTTAGGCAAGAGACGATAACGAGGAGTCACAAAGAAATTGGGAGCTAAATATTACCAAACGTAAGCGATAACTTCTCCACCAACGTTCTTTTGGCGAGCTTCTTTATCAGTAAGCAAACCTTCAGAAGTTGAAAGGATAGCAATTCCAAGTCCGTTAAGAACTTTTGGAAGATCTTCACGTTTTTTGTAGACACGAAGTCCTGGTTTAGAAACACGTTTCAAGTTAGTGATAACTTTTTCACCGTTTGGTCCGTATTTAAGGAATACACGGATGATGCCTTGTTTGTCATCTTCGATGATTTCTACGTTCTTAACAAAACCTTCGCGTTTAAGGATTTCAGCAATCCCTTTTTTGATGTTTGATGCAGGTACTTCAAGTACTTCGTGTTTCGCTTGGTTAGCGTTACGAATACGAGTTAGGAAGTCTGCGATTGGGTCAGTCATAACCATTTTGTTTTTCTCCTCTTACTAGTAGTTTGCAAGTTGCACTTGCTAGTTAATACATGATACAAAGAGCGTAACAGCAAGAGCAAAAATAGACAATTTGATGCTGGAGCGATGCTCCAAAGAAAATTGGTCTTTTTTGCCAAAGCTGTAGCTCGTGTTCAAATTGGCAAGCCCAACTGAACCCGGGCTAAACTCTGCGTGAAAAAGATAAACTTTCCTAGAAACTTCAGTTTCTTCGTCAAGTTTCCTATTTTCACTTTGAGTTTTGACGCCCTTGATATCTTAAATTACCAAGATGCTTTTGTTACACCAGGAATTTGTCCTTTGTAAGCTAATTCACGGAAGCAAACACGGCAAAGTTTAAATTTGCGGTAAACTGAATGTGGACGACCACATTTTTCACAACGAGTATAAGCTTGAGTAGAGAACTTCGCTGGACGTTTGTTCTTAGCAATCATTGATTTTTTAGCCATTAGATTTACCTCCTATATTATTTTGCAAAAGGCATTCCAAGGCCTGTAAGCAATGCACGTGACTCTTCGTCAGTGTTAGCAGTTGTTACGATAACGATGTCAAGACCACGAGTTTTGTCAACGTCATCAAAGTTAATTTCTGGGAAGATCAATTGTTCTTTCACACCAAGAGTGTAGTTTCCGCGTCCATCAAATGATTTTGTTGGAACACCGTGGAAGTCACGCACACGTGGAAGTGAAACTGAAACCAATTTGTCCAAGAATTCGTACATACGTTCACCACGAAGGGTAACTTTTGCACCGATCGCTACACCTTCACGAAGACGGAAGCCGGCGATTGATTTTTTAGCTTTAGTGATAAGTGGTTTTTGACCTGAGATAAGTGCCAATTCTTCAGCAGCTTTTTCAAGACTTTTAGCGTTTGATACAGCTTCACCAACACCCATGTTCAAAACGATCTTATCTACTTTAGGCACAGCCATCACTGATGAGTAGTTGAATTGTTCTGTCAAAGCAGGAACTACTTCATTAAGATATTTTTCTTTTAAACGATTTGCCATTATACTTCTCCTTTCCTTCGTGATTAATCAAGCACTTCGCCTGATTTTTTGTTGTAGCGAACTTTTTTACCGTCTACAAATTTGTAACCAACACGACCAGCTACACCATTTTTGTCCAATACTTGAACGTTTGATACGTGGATAGCTGCTTCTTTCTCGATGATACCACCTTGAGGAAGTTCGTTAGTTGGACGTTGGTGTTTCTTAACGATGTTGACACCTTCAACGATAACTTTGTTTACTTTTGGAAGGGCAGTAAGGACAACAGCTTCTGTTCCCTTATCTTTACCAGCGATTACGCGAACTTTGTCGCCTTTTTTTACAAACATTAGGTTTCTCCTTGATTTTTCTTACGCCCATAAGGGCACCCTAGCATTAAGCTAGGGGACTAGTTTGTTTGTTTTTGCTCTGCGAAAATCAAAGCAATCCTTCGTCAGTTTCAACTCACCTAACTTAAGTTATGCTTTCGTCTTACTTCCTAGACTTGTTTTAATTTTCTTTGAGCAACCAATTAAAGTACTTCTGGAGCAAGTGACACGATCTTCATGAAGCCACCTTCACGCAATTCACGTGCAACTGGGCCAAAGATACGTGTTCCGCGAGGAGTTTTGTCTTCACGGATGATAACTGCTGCGTTTTCGTCAAATTTGATGTATGAACCATCAGCACGACGAGCACCTGATTTAGTACGAACGATAACAGCTTTTACAACGTCACCTTTTTTAACCGCACCACCAGGAGTAGCTTGTTTTACAGATGCCACGATAACATCACCGATGTTTGCAAATTTACGTCCTGAACCACCAAGAACTTTGATAGTCAAGATTTCGCGCGCACCGCTGTTGTCTGCGACTTTCAAACGAGTTTCTGTTTGAATCATTTCAGTTTTCTCCTTTCAGGTTTGATTAGATGATGACCGCTTCTTCAACAACTTCTACAAGACGGAAACGTTTTGTAGCTGAAAGCGGACGAGTTTCCATGATACGTACGATATCGCCTTCTTTGGCAACATTGTTTTCATCATGTGCTTTGTATTTCTTAGAGTAGTTAATACGTTTACCATAGACTGGGTGGTTACGTTTTGTTTCAACTACAACTGTGATTGTCTTGTCCATTTTGTCAGATACAACACGTCCAACAAGAACTTTACGATTATTGCGTTCCATTGAAATTTCTCCTTCCCTAGTCTATTATTTCGCTTCAGATTGAACTGTTTTGATACGAGCGATTTGTTTTTTAACTTCTTTCAAGCGAGCTGTTTGTTCCAATTGACCAGTAGCAGCTTGGAAACGAAGTTCAAACAATTCTTTTTTCAATTCGTTTTCGCGCTTCGCGAGTTCTTCTTGAGAAAGACCACGAAGTTCTTTAACAAATTCTTTTACTTCATTAAGTTTCATGCCTTCTCCTTATTCTGCTTCACGTTTTACGAATTTACATTTAACTGGCAATTTGTGGCTTGCAAGACGAAGCGCTTCGCGAGCGATTTCTTCAGATACACCAGCGATTTCGAACATCACTTTACCACGTTTAACTGGTGCTACCCAACCTTCAGGTGCCCCTTTACCAGATCCCATACGCACACCGATAGCCTT comes from Streptococcus oralis and encodes:
- the rplF gene encoding 50S ribosomal protein L6, translating into MSRIGNKVIVLPAGVEIANNDNVVTVKGPKGELTREFSKDIEIRVEGTEVTLHRPNDSKEMKTIHGTTRALLNNMVIGVSEGFKKELEMRGVGYRAQLQGKKLVLAVGKSHPDEVEAPEGITFELPNPTTIVVSGISKEVVGQTAAYVRSLRSPEPYKGKGIRYVGEFVRRKEGKTGK
- the rpsH gene encoding 30S ribosomal protein S8, whose translation is MVMTDPIADFLTRIRNANQAKHEVLEVPASNIKKGIAEILKREGFVKNVEIIEDDKQGIIRVFLKYGPNGEKVITNLKRVSKPGLRVYKKREDLPKVLNGLGIAILSTSEGLLTDKEARQKNVGGEVIAYVW
- a CDS encoding type Z 30S ribosomal protein S14 — translated: MAKKSMIAKNKRPAKFSTQAYTRCEKCGRPHSVYRKFKLCRVCFRELAYKGQIPGVTKASW
- the rplE gene encoding 50S ribosomal protein L5, whose amino-acid sequence is MANRLKEKYLNEVVPALTEQFNYSSVMAVPKVDKIVLNMGVGEAVSNAKSLEKAAEELALISGQKPLITKAKKSIAGFRLREGVAIGAKVTLRGERMYEFLDKLVSVSLPRVRDFHGVPTKSFDGRGNYTLGVKEQLIFPEINFDDVDKTRGLDIVIVTTANTDEESRALLTGLGMPFAK
- the rplX gene encoding 50S ribosomal protein L24, which encodes MFVKKGDKVRVIAGKDKGTEAVVLTALPKVNKVIVEGVNIVKKHQRPTNELPQGGIIEKEAAIHVSNVQVLDKNGVAGRVGYKFVDGKKVRYNKKSGEVLD
- the rplN gene encoding 50S ribosomal protein L14: MIQTETRLKVADNSGAREILTIKVLGGSGRKFANIGDVIVASVKQATPGGAVKKGDVVKAVIVRTKSGARRADGSYIKFDENAAVIIREDKTPRGTRIFGPVARELREGGFMKIVSLAPEVL
- the rpsQ gene encoding 30S ribosomal protein S17; protein product: MERNNRKVLVGRVVSDKMDKTITVVVETKRNHPVYGKRINYSKKYKAHDENNVAKEGDIVRIMETRPLSATKRFRLVEVVEEAVII
- the rpmC gene encoding 50S ribosomal protein L29; the encoded protein is MKLNEVKEFVKELRGLSQEELAKRENELKKELFELRFQAATGQLEQTARLKEVKKQIARIKTVQSEAK